The Camelina sativa cultivar DH55 chromosome 16, Cs, whole genome shotgun sequence sequence CACAAAAAAGCCACAAGTGATGCAACCTCTCTTGGTTCTCCCGCGCGACCAAGTGGAGTTCTACTAAACAGTGCCTCTCTGTAATTGATGTCACCAAGAaacttcaagaaacaaaattaagagaTGATTAGAGGGATTGACGATGTTAACTTCactaataatgttaaaaatttatgttctttttctttattacaGGTTGAGCCAGAGCAGTGTTGATAAAATTAGGAGCAACAGCGTTGGCTCTTATTCCATCTCTTGCCCATTCACATGCCAAGTTTCTTGCTAGCTGATTCAGAGCTCCTGTACATTCACACAGAAGAACACATGTATATTTCTAACAATGAAACACATATCTAGTATTACTATGAACTGCATGCGTCTAATAATACTTGGAGCAATCTATGTACCTTTGGTTAAACCATAGATGGATCCACAGTTAATTGATACAACCCCTGCCATAGAGGAAATGAAAACAATGTTTCCAGAGCCTGAAGCCTTTAGGAGAGGATGTGAAAGCTGGCTAAGATGGTAAGCAGACTCCAGATTTGTTGACATATGGAAGGAGAAATCATCTGCCACATATTCTGTAGTTGGCTTTGTGAGAATCGCACCAGCGTTGTTCACCTATGTTGAATCAAAAGAGTTAAACAGCAATCATGTTCACTCCAAATAACTTAGCTTCTCggaattaaaaatttacttacaaGAATGTTGAGCTTGCCATCAAACAGCGAGGACACGGTTTGCATGAGTGCTTCCCTCTCTAGACGAGAGGATACATCACATTTTGAACCACTCACTTGAAACCCTCTCTTTTCCCATTCGCTTAAATTTTCTCTGAGCAGCGTTTCAGATATGTCGCATACATGGATTTTGGCTCCAAAACTGGCTAGCTCCTCTACTATGGCATGCCTAAATAATTCCACAAACATAATTCCTTAAAGTCTTGATCATTTTGGATGTCAAATAGAAGCAGAACAATAGGGTAAGAATAtgataaagagaaaagaaagacaaaCCCGATTCCTCCCGCTCCACCAGTCACAAGAGCAGTCATACCTTGAAGACTCCATCTGCTGCTTTCCATTATTATCTATGACTTATCACTAACCAGAGATTCCACAGATCATATATAGGAATTAGGAAATGGGATGAAGATAAATCACTGAAATTGAAACAATAATTAAGCAtccatacaaaacataaaatatgataaacTTTGACCAACTTATTATAGTGACATCTGCATACTTTGTTTCACAcgtaaataaaaaaagggaCCATCCTTTGACACCAATGCTGAGGACAAAAATCTCTCGACATCAATTCTGACAATACCATGATAGCTCTTTAAGTGAAATGGACCATTGTCACCATATAATACATATGGATATTGCATCATTTTGTAATAAATCAGCAGAGGCAAATAATAATTGCCTCAAGGCCTAAGATTTCAAACCAAACCAGACAACGGATCACACCATTAGGTATTGGCCAAAGTGGATAATGAATTTAGATATTGAACACTCATTCACCACAAGCATATATTTTAGAATCTTCAAGAAACAGACCATAGagaataacaagaagaagacgaatcaATCCAATCCATATGGCACTGCAAGAGAATATGGAAAGAAACTTATCTAAACTACATATATGTGTTCTAAGGCAGAGACCTAAACAAGAAACCGTTGACAGTGGCATATATGAAGCTGCAGGAAGACAGAGAAATACCACAAGAAAGGAGACTTAATTAGCCATTCCAACAAGCCCCATGAGTGGCAGTCACCACCTTTTCTTCTGAGTCTTTCTCACTGAGGAAGTAAAACATTTTCACATAAGCTAAAATTGAgtagtaataaaatatttatttatattcataGTACTAAGGAGATACTTTTAGTTTTGGCCTTACATTGTTAGTTAGTGGAGTTGTGATGAATCAAGGAAAAACATAGTATGAGTGCAGGTTCAAGACACAGAATACAATCCACTGAACACTCATGGACGAGTCACGAAACATAAgtttttgttatcataaaagTCATGACATGAAAAGTTCCTCGACAACTTTCCACCAcatgaacaaacaaaattataattgatAGACTTAATCCCGCCATCTGATGCTAAATTATCTTTTTCACTAACAGTAGCTTTTGTAGCACAACGTAAATACTCAGTAGAGCAGAAGGCAGAAAGCTGTCTAAGTCTCATATGAAGAACTGTCTTTCACGGGAGAAACAAGATAAACTAAGGATCCCAATGAAACTAGTAAAACGACAGAGTGGCCTAGTCATGTTGTGGGAAGAAACCATTTATTGACATTCCTCCATCAACACAAATAATCTGCCCTGTAATATATGAAGATGCAGGTAGGCATAAAAAAGCAACTGCAGAAGACACCTCACTCGGTTCACCAAGCCGACCAAGAGGAGTTACTGAGTAGACTTCTTCTAGGTAGTCTTTGTTGCTAAGGACCTGAGACCAAAAGACAAGAATCATCAACGAGCTTATCTTAGATAAGTTACAAACAAATTAGCTTAGTCTTTATCATTTTGAATTTCAGCTTCAAGAGCTTaatatttaattgcaaaacAGAAGTAAGGCTTATGAGACCATAGAAACATTACTTGCTCCACCATAGATGTTTTGATATACCACGGGGCAACAGCATTGATCCTTATATTGTCCTTGGCCCACTCGCAAGCCAAACTTCGCGTTAGTTGATTGATTGCTCCTAAAACACAAACGgaaacaaaaagattcaaaagtCTTATTGGTTTATTGCTCCTAATAGCATCAAACCATCTTAGTAAAAGTtgaatagaatatatatttctttgtttccagCAAAACTAAATACCTTTTGTTGCAGACTGTACCGACATATTCTTGAGCGAGACAAAACCAGAAACAGAAGAGATTGACACAACACTCCCAGCCTCAGATGCTCTAAGAAGCGGATAAGCAAGTTGGCATAAATGAAAAACAGATTCAAAATTCGTCGACATGAGAGTTGAAAATTCACCAGCTGTAAACTCCACCATTGGTTTTCTAATGTTTGTCCCAACATTGTTCACCTAAAAAgcatcaaaattttgaaaacaacatattattatttttaatagaattGTTTCTCAGAGACAAACTTACGAACACTTTATGTGCATTATCTCAGAGCAATGTACATTGTTACCATACAAGGATATGAAGCTTCCCGTCAAATTCAGATGACACAGTCTCCATCAACGCCTCTCGCTGAGCTCGATCAGAGACATCACAAACCGAGCCAGCAATTCGTAAACCAGAACTGTTCCAATCTCTCAAACAATTCTCTATCTCGCTCTCATTACGAGCACAAGTGTGAACCTCTGCTCCAAGACCAGCAAGTTCCTCCACAATCGCACGCCTGTACTTAAATACATACTCGTCTGAGAATTCGCGTTTGATTAAAGGCTCACACTTGTTGAAATTTGGGAAAAATatgtgaagagagagagagagagagagagagagagagacaaaccCAATCCCGCGAGTACCGCCGGTGACAAGAGCAGATTTCCCCTGTAGAGACCATCTCTGAGAGCTCTGCGTTGCGCAACGGACTTGAACGGAAGATGCTGAGGATTGTTGTAGTTTTATGCGTTTGATAGAGAGGTACAAGTGAGGTttaaagggagaagaagaagaataagcaAGAAAGTGAAGGTTTTGAGGTGAATTTGTGTACAAGTGAGAAGCCATTGATTCAGAGCAGAGCTTATGTTTCAGCTTTTCAAAGTGTTCACCTGTATTTATGTGACATCATTTGCCTAACTGTAGAAAACTGGAAAATTGGAATCAAAGTCAACacacagaaagagagagagagagatggggtcAATACTTTTTGGACCGTTCAAATTATGGTACTGGTTTACTAAATTCGGTTTtgcttttcaatttcaaaattgattttgttcGGTTTATCTGACGGTTCAGTGGTTTTTTTGATTATAGAGAGGGTTTGTGTGTGGAAACTATAGacctgttttgtttgtttccactttggagttgttgttgtatacttgtattGATTCcaatttctttgtttaattatgtGATGTTTATGGGACATAGACAAATTTTATTTgctaagattttatttgatgtgatTAGtctaccaaccaaaaaaaaaatcttttttttgaaaataaaatttattagacTATTATCTCTTGGATTAGTTATTTTACAAATTCATATTTGTTTCTCATAAATCATGACTATTTGTTGAGATTATTCTCAATATACCAAaacaattcttatatatatatataggtatactgtatatataattctaaGTTTCAAGCTACTTTCGTACCTAGTTTTGcttgtaaatatttataaccaTTACGCAAATTAATTAGGTAAGCAATCAACCCCTTAGATCATTTTTGtaaaactgaaactaaaaaTTTCTGATTTGAGAAATATTCGTTTGATTAACAACATGTATATAGTACTTTCCTGGAAAATTAATATCCTACAATATTTTTGCATTCTAGtataattaaactaataaatgTGTTTGTCATCTTTACACTAATTAATAGTTAGTATTgttgaataaaatgtataacaaaatgtatatatgactTATTGCTGAATACACATAGTTTTTTAGTGAAAGTTGAAATTTTCTCATTTATATAATCCATGGAACTTTATGTGACTACATCTATACAATGAAAACTTATAGACTCCATGAGCATCTTTTTcaaattcttcatcttcatatATAGCAATTGAAACTCAAGAGATTGTGAGTTTCCAACAATGTTCCTTGTTCAATGCGAACCAAACTAAGAATTGAATGGtcaagttttcttttctttgtctccGTCTTCgattcaaaattattaatttattggcACAtattcctttattttatttctttggttaatgtataata is a genomic window containing:
- the LOC104749956 gene encoding tropinone reductase homolog At2g29260, chloroplastic, yielding MASHLYTNSPQNLHFLAYSSSSPFKPHLYLSIKRIKLQQSSASSVQVRCATQSSQRWSLQGKSALVTGGTRGIGRAIVEELAGLGAEVHTCARNESEIENCLRDWNSSGLRIAGSVCDVSDRAQREALMETVSSEFDGKLHILVNNVGTNIRKPMVEFTAGEFSTLMSTNFESVFHLCQLAYPLLRASEAGSVVSISSVSGFVSLKNMSVQSATKGAINQLTRSLACEWAKDNIRINAVAPWYIKTSMVEQVLSNKDYLEEVYSVTPLGRLGEPSEVSSAVAFLCLPASSYITGQIICVDGGMSINGFFPQHD
- the LOC104749957 gene encoding tropinone reductase homolog At2g29330-like, whose protein sequence is MESSRWSLQGMTALVTGGAGGIGHAIVEELASFGAKIHVCDISETLLRENLSEWEKRGFQVSGSKCDVSSRLEREALMQTVSSLFDGKLNILVNNAGAILTKPTTEYVADDFSFHMSTNLESAYHLSQLSHPLLKASGSGNIVFISSMAGVVSINCGSIYGLTKGALNQLARNLACEWARDGIRANAVAPNFINTALAQPFLGDINYREALFSRTPLGRAGEPREVASLVAFLCLPAASYITGQTICIDGGLTVNGFSYQPHA